The following proteins come from a genomic window of Gadus morhua chromosome 11, gadMor3.0, whole genome shotgun sequence:
- the inpp5b gene encoding type II inositol 1,4,5-trisphosphate 5-phosphatase isoform X4: MVSVSQNGKGLRPEKKGSAEEGLRSPVELERSRGPPIPESEGGAGREGRDDMVRSSSHTPANKAQMLAMPKFGLRDNLIRCELLKSEDQYTHLQNFSFFLATYNVNGQPPKESLAPWLSCSTSPPDVYCVGFQELDLSKEAFFFNDTPREPEWMRAVSEALHPDAKYALVKLVRLVGIMLLVYVKREHAEFLSEVEAETVGTGIMGRMGNKGAVAIRFHFHNSDVCVVNSHLAAHIEEYERRNQDYRDICSRLQFRLLDLSRPPLNIMKHNVVLWVGDLNYRISDLDVDQVKELITKNDYETLHNYDQLKRQLDEEAVFEGFIEGEIQFQPTYKYDTGSNDWDTSEKCRAPAWCDRILWRGKNITQSSYQSHMTLKTSDHKPVSSLLQIGIKVVNEEAYKKKFEEIVRTIDKMENECIPSVTLSRRELHFQDVKYMEHHTESLTLYNDGQVPCQFEFIKKLDEPTYSKPWLTANPPKGFLAQGAEVDIDLEVFVNRATAPDLNLGLEQIEDILVLHLERGKDYFLSVSGNYLSSCYGTPITTLCQLREPIRDMPLPTVRALSKGGENPEVGEKPLGIPKEIWMMVDHLFRNAIKQEDLFQQPGLRSEFQEIRDYLDTGVPDSLPGSNHSVAEALLLFLESLPEPVVPYSLYQQCLDCCSSPMLCKKVISKLPQCHKNVFDYLAAFLRELLKNSEHNHLDVNILATIFASLLLRSPITQDLAEKRKAQEFFQHFLVQETVQD; this comes from the exons TCGCAGAATG GAAAAGGGTTGAGGCCAGAGAAGAAAGGATCGGCGGAGGAGGGGCTGCGGTCACCGGTGGAACTAGAGAGGTCCAGAGGCCCGCCCATCCCCGAGAG TGAGGGTGGAGCGGGCCGGGAGGGTCGGGATGACATGGTGCGCTCTTCCTCCCACACCCCGGCCAATAAGGCCCAAATGCTGGCCATGCCCAAGTTCGGCCTGCGGGACAACCTCATCCGCTGTGAGCTGCTGAAGAGCGAGGACCAGTACACGCACCTCCAGAACTTCAG TTTCTTCCTGGCCACCTACAATGTGAACGGCCAGCCCCCAAAGGAGAGCCTGGCTCCCTGGCTGAGCTGTTCCACCAGCCCCCCGGATGTGTACTGCGTGGG GTTCcaggagctggacctgagcaaGGAGGCGTTCTTCTTCAACGACACTCCCCGGGAGCCAGAGTGGATGCGGGCCGTGTCCGAGGCACTGCACCCCGACGCCAAGTATGCTTTA gtgaagCTGGTGCGGCTGGTGGGCATCATGCTCCTGGTCTACGTGAAGCGGGAACACGCTGAATTCCTCTCCGAGGTGGAGGCCGAGACGGTGGGCACCGGCATCATGGGCCGCATG gGAAACAAAGGTGCCGTGGCTATCCGTTTCCACTTCCACaactctgatgtgtgtgtggtgaactCTCACCTGGCCGCTCATATTGAGGAGTATGAGAGGCGTAACCAGGACTACCGCGACATCTGCAGCCGCCTGCAGTTCAGACTGCTAGACCTCAGCCGCCCTCCACTCAACATCATGAAGCACAA TGTGGTGCTGTGGGTGGGAGACCTCAACTACAGGATCAGTGATCTGGACGTGGACCAGGTCAAGGAGCTGATCACCAAGAACGACTATGAAACCCTCCACAACTATGACCAG CTGAAGCGACAGCTGGATGAGGAGGCGGTGTTTGAGGGCTTTATCGAGGGAGAGATCCAGTTCCAGCCCACCTACAAGTACGACACAGGCTCCAACGACTGGGACACCAG TGAGAAATGTCGGGCCCCTGCATGGTGTGACCGGATCCTGTGGCGAGGGAAGAACATCACGCAGTCTAGTTACCAGAGTCACATGACCCTGAAGACCAGCGACCACAAACCAGTCAGCTCACTGCTTCAGATAGGG ATCAAGGTAGTGAACGAAGAGGCCTACAAGAAGAAGTTTGAAGAAATCGTGCGTACGATAGACAAGATGGAGAACGAGTGTATTCCATCTGTGACGCTGTCTAGGAGAGAG CTCCACTTCCAGGACGTGAAGTACATGGAGCACCACACGGAGAGCCTGACGCTGTACAACGACGGCCAGGTGCCCTGCCAGTTTGAGTTCATCAAGAAGCTGGACGAGCCCACCTACAGCAAGCCCTGGCTCACCGCCAACCCCCCCAAGGGTTTCCTGGCACAGG gGGCTGAGGTGGACATCGACCTGGAGGTGTTTGTGAACCGCGCCACGGCCCCGGACCTCAACCTGGGCCTCGAGCAGATCGAGGACATCCTGGTGCTGCACCTGGAGCGCGGCAAGGACTACTTCCTCTCCGTGTCAGGGAACTACCTGTCCAGCTGCTACGGGACCCCCATCACCACGCTGTGCCAGCTGAGGGAACCCATCCGAGACATGCCGCTGCCCACGGTCCGAGCTCTG TCAAAGGGTGGGGAGAATCCCGAGGTGGGGGAAAAGCCACTGGGCATCCCTAAAGAGATTTGGATGATGGTGGACCACTTATTTCGCAACGCAATCAAACAG gaggaTCTGTTCCAACAACCCGGCCTCCGCAGTGAGTTCCAGGAGATCAGGGATTACCTGGACACAGGTGTACCAGACTCACTCC CTGGCAGTAACCACTCTGTGGCTGAggccctgctcctcttcctggaGTCCCTCCCAGAACCTGTGGTGCCCTACTCCTTATACCAGCAGTGTCTGGACTGCTGCTCCAGCCCCATGCTCTGCAAGAAG GTAATTTCCAAACTACCTCAGTGCCATAAAAACGTGTTTGACTATCTTGCTGCCTTTCTCCGCGAGCTGTTGAAGAACTCCGAACACAACCATCTGGACGTCAATATATTAG ccACTATATTTGCCTCCTTGCTTCTGAGATCCCCGATCACGCAGGACCTTGCAGAGAAGAGGAAAGCTCAGGAGTTCTTTCAGCACTTTCTGGTCCAAGAAACAGTTCAAGACTGA
- the inpp5b gene encoding type II inositol 1,4,5-trisphosphate 5-phosphatase isoform X3, translated as MEKKHASVLSSQNERNHQDVCKSSSHVPKFEWLHKHSKTTGGQAVIKKSHVPLGVRMSLLQQKTGKGLRPEKKGSAEEGLRSPVELERSRGPPIPESEGGAGREGRDDMVRSSSHTPANKAQMLAMPKFGLRDNLIRCELLKSEDQYTHLQNFSFFLATYNVNGQPPKESLAPWLSCSTSPPDVYCVGFQELDLSKEAFFFNDTPREPEWMRAVSEALHPDAKYALVKLVRLVGIMLLVYVKREHAEFLSEVEAETVGTGIMGRMGNKGAVAIRFHFHNSDVCVVNSHLAAHIEEYERRNQDYRDICSRLQFRLLDLSRPPLNIMKHNVVLWVGDLNYRISDLDVDQVKELITKNDYETLHNYDQLKRQLDEEAVFEGFIEGEIQFQPTYKYDTGSNDWDTSEKCRAPAWCDRILWRGKNITQSSYQSHMTLKTSDHKPVSSLLQIGIKVVNEEAYKKKFEEIVRTIDKMENECIPSVTLSRRELHFQDVKYMEHHTESLTLYNDGQVPCQFEFIKKLDEPTYSKPWLTANPPKGFLAQGAEVDIDLEVFVNRATAPDLNLGLEQIEDILVLHLERGKDYFLSVSGNYLSSCYGTPITTLCQLREPIRDMPLPTVRALSKGGENPEVGEKPLGIPKEIWMMVDHLFRNAIKQEDLFQQPGLRSEFQEIRDYLDTGVPDSLPGSNHSVAEALLLFLESLPEPVVPYSLYQQCLDCCSSPMLCKKVISKLPQCHKNVFDYLAAFLRELLKNSEHNHLDVNILATIFASLLLRSPITQDLAEKRKAQEFFQHFLVQETVQD; from the exons GAAAAGGGTTGAGGCCAGAGAAGAAAGGATCGGCGGAGGAGGGGCTGCGGTCACCGGTGGAACTAGAGAGGTCCAGAGGCCCGCCCATCCCCGAGAG TGAGGGTGGAGCGGGCCGGGAGGGTCGGGATGACATGGTGCGCTCTTCCTCCCACACCCCGGCCAATAAGGCCCAAATGCTGGCCATGCCCAAGTTCGGCCTGCGGGACAACCTCATCCGCTGTGAGCTGCTGAAGAGCGAGGACCAGTACACGCACCTCCAGAACTTCAG TTTCTTCCTGGCCACCTACAATGTGAACGGCCAGCCCCCAAAGGAGAGCCTGGCTCCCTGGCTGAGCTGTTCCACCAGCCCCCCGGATGTGTACTGCGTGGG GTTCcaggagctggacctgagcaaGGAGGCGTTCTTCTTCAACGACACTCCCCGGGAGCCAGAGTGGATGCGGGCCGTGTCCGAGGCACTGCACCCCGACGCCAAGTATGCTTTA gtgaagCTGGTGCGGCTGGTGGGCATCATGCTCCTGGTCTACGTGAAGCGGGAACACGCTGAATTCCTCTCCGAGGTGGAGGCCGAGACGGTGGGCACCGGCATCATGGGCCGCATG gGAAACAAAGGTGCCGTGGCTATCCGTTTCCACTTCCACaactctgatgtgtgtgtggtgaactCTCACCTGGCCGCTCATATTGAGGAGTATGAGAGGCGTAACCAGGACTACCGCGACATCTGCAGCCGCCTGCAGTTCAGACTGCTAGACCTCAGCCGCCCTCCACTCAACATCATGAAGCACAA TGTGGTGCTGTGGGTGGGAGACCTCAACTACAGGATCAGTGATCTGGACGTGGACCAGGTCAAGGAGCTGATCACCAAGAACGACTATGAAACCCTCCACAACTATGACCAG CTGAAGCGACAGCTGGATGAGGAGGCGGTGTTTGAGGGCTTTATCGAGGGAGAGATCCAGTTCCAGCCCACCTACAAGTACGACACAGGCTCCAACGACTGGGACACCAG TGAGAAATGTCGGGCCCCTGCATGGTGTGACCGGATCCTGTGGCGAGGGAAGAACATCACGCAGTCTAGTTACCAGAGTCACATGACCCTGAAGACCAGCGACCACAAACCAGTCAGCTCACTGCTTCAGATAGGG ATCAAGGTAGTGAACGAAGAGGCCTACAAGAAGAAGTTTGAAGAAATCGTGCGTACGATAGACAAGATGGAGAACGAGTGTATTCCATCTGTGACGCTGTCTAGGAGAGAG CTCCACTTCCAGGACGTGAAGTACATGGAGCACCACACGGAGAGCCTGACGCTGTACAACGACGGCCAGGTGCCCTGCCAGTTTGAGTTCATCAAGAAGCTGGACGAGCCCACCTACAGCAAGCCCTGGCTCACCGCCAACCCCCCCAAGGGTTTCCTGGCACAGG gGGCTGAGGTGGACATCGACCTGGAGGTGTTTGTGAACCGCGCCACGGCCCCGGACCTCAACCTGGGCCTCGAGCAGATCGAGGACATCCTGGTGCTGCACCTGGAGCGCGGCAAGGACTACTTCCTCTCCGTGTCAGGGAACTACCTGTCCAGCTGCTACGGGACCCCCATCACCACGCTGTGCCAGCTGAGGGAACCCATCCGAGACATGCCGCTGCCCACGGTCCGAGCTCTG TCAAAGGGTGGGGAGAATCCCGAGGTGGGGGAAAAGCCACTGGGCATCCCTAAAGAGATTTGGATGATGGTGGACCACTTATTTCGCAACGCAATCAAACAG gaggaTCTGTTCCAACAACCCGGCCTCCGCAGTGAGTTCCAGGAGATCAGGGATTACCTGGACACAGGTGTACCAGACTCACTCC CTGGCAGTAACCACTCTGTGGCTGAggccctgctcctcttcctggaGTCCCTCCCAGAACCTGTGGTGCCCTACTCCTTATACCAGCAGTGTCTGGACTGCTGCTCCAGCCCCATGCTCTGCAAGAAG GTAATTTCCAAACTACCTCAGTGCCATAAAAACGTGTTTGACTATCTTGCTGCCTTTCTCCGCGAGCTGTTGAAGAACTCCGAACACAACCATCTGGACGTCAATATATTAG ccACTATATTTGCCTCCTTGCTTCTGAGATCCCCGATCACGCAGGACCTTGCAGAGAAGAGGAAAGCTCAGGAGTTCTTTCAGCACTTTCTGGTCCAAGAAACAGTTCAAGACTGA
- the inpp5b gene encoding type II inositol 1,4,5-trisphosphate 5-phosphatase isoform X5, whose amino-acid sequence MSNVIKESGKGLRPEKKGSAEEGLRSPVELERSRGPPIPESEGGAGREGRDDMVRSSSHTPANKAQMLAMPKFGLRDNLIRCELLKSEDQYTHLQNFSFFLATYNVNGQPPKESLAPWLSCSTSPPDVYCVGFQELDLSKEAFFFNDTPREPEWMRAVSEALHPDAKYALVKLVRLVGIMLLVYVKREHAEFLSEVEAETVGTGIMGRMGNKGAVAIRFHFHNSDVCVVNSHLAAHIEEYERRNQDYRDICSRLQFRLLDLSRPPLNIMKHNVVLWVGDLNYRISDLDVDQVKELITKNDYETLHNYDQLKRQLDEEAVFEGFIEGEIQFQPTYKYDTGSNDWDTSEKCRAPAWCDRILWRGKNITQSSYQSHMTLKTSDHKPVSSLLQIGIKVVNEEAYKKKFEEIVRTIDKMENECIPSVTLSRRELHFQDVKYMEHHTESLTLYNDGQVPCQFEFIKKLDEPTYSKPWLTANPPKGFLAQGAEVDIDLEVFVNRATAPDLNLGLEQIEDILVLHLERGKDYFLSVSGNYLSSCYGTPITTLCQLREPIRDMPLPTVRALSKGGENPEVGEKPLGIPKEIWMMVDHLFRNAIKQEDLFQQPGLRSEFQEIRDYLDTGVPDSLPGSNHSVAEALLLFLESLPEPVVPYSLYQQCLDCCSSPMLCKKVISKLPQCHKNVFDYLAAFLRELLKNSEHNHLDVNILATIFASLLLRSPITQDLAEKRKAQEFFQHFLVQETVQD is encoded by the exons GAAAAGGGTTGAGGCCAGAGAAGAAAGGATCGGCGGAGGAGGGGCTGCGGTCACCGGTGGAACTAGAGAGGTCCAGAGGCCCGCCCATCCCCGAGAG TGAGGGTGGAGCGGGCCGGGAGGGTCGGGATGACATGGTGCGCTCTTCCTCCCACACCCCGGCCAATAAGGCCCAAATGCTGGCCATGCCCAAGTTCGGCCTGCGGGACAACCTCATCCGCTGTGAGCTGCTGAAGAGCGAGGACCAGTACACGCACCTCCAGAACTTCAG TTTCTTCCTGGCCACCTACAATGTGAACGGCCAGCCCCCAAAGGAGAGCCTGGCTCCCTGGCTGAGCTGTTCCACCAGCCCCCCGGATGTGTACTGCGTGGG GTTCcaggagctggacctgagcaaGGAGGCGTTCTTCTTCAACGACACTCCCCGGGAGCCAGAGTGGATGCGGGCCGTGTCCGAGGCACTGCACCCCGACGCCAAGTATGCTTTA gtgaagCTGGTGCGGCTGGTGGGCATCATGCTCCTGGTCTACGTGAAGCGGGAACACGCTGAATTCCTCTCCGAGGTGGAGGCCGAGACGGTGGGCACCGGCATCATGGGCCGCATG gGAAACAAAGGTGCCGTGGCTATCCGTTTCCACTTCCACaactctgatgtgtgtgtggtgaactCTCACCTGGCCGCTCATATTGAGGAGTATGAGAGGCGTAACCAGGACTACCGCGACATCTGCAGCCGCCTGCAGTTCAGACTGCTAGACCTCAGCCGCCCTCCACTCAACATCATGAAGCACAA TGTGGTGCTGTGGGTGGGAGACCTCAACTACAGGATCAGTGATCTGGACGTGGACCAGGTCAAGGAGCTGATCACCAAGAACGACTATGAAACCCTCCACAACTATGACCAG CTGAAGCGACAGCTGGATGAGGAGGCGGTGTTTGAGGGCTTTATCGAGGGAGAGATCCAGTTCCAGCCCACCTACAAGTACGACACAGGCTCCAACGACTGGGACACCAG TGAGAAATGTCGGGCCCCTGCATGGTGTGACCGGATCCTGTGGCGAGGGAAGAACATCACGCAGTCTAGTTACCAGAGTCACATGACCCTGAAGACCAGCGACCACAAACCAGTCAGCTCACTGCTTCAGATAGGG ATCAAGGTAGTGAACGAAGAGGCCTACAAGAAGAAGTTTGAAGAAATCGTGCGTACGATAGACAAGATGGAGAACGAGTGTATTCCATCTGTGACGCTGTCTAGGAGAGAG CTCCACTTCCAGGACGTGAAGTACATGGAGCACCACACGGAGAGCCTGACGCTGTACAACGACGGCCAGGTGCCCTGCCAGTTTGAGTTCATCAAGAAGCTGGACGAGCCCACCTACAGCAAGCCCTGGCTCACCGCCAACCCCCCCAAGGGTTTCCTGGCACAGG gGGCTGAGGTGGACATCGACCTGGAGGTGTTTGTGAACCGCGCCACGGCCCCGGACCTCAACCTGGGCCTCGAGCAGATCGAGGACATCCTGGTGCTGCACCTGGAGCGCGGCAAGGACTACTTCCTCTCCGTGTCAGGGAACTACCTGTCCAGCTGCTACGGGACCCCCATCACCACGCTGTGCCAGCTGAGGGAACCCATCCGAGACATGCCGCTGCCCACGGTCCGAGCTCTG TCAAAGGGTGGGGAGAATCCCGAGGTGGGGGAAAAGCCACTGGGCATCCCTAAAGAGATTTGGATGATGGTGGACCACTTATTTCGCAACGCAATCAAACAG gaggaTCTGTTCCAACAACCCGGCCTCCGCAGTGAGTTCCAGGAGATCAGGGATTACCTGGACACAGGTGTACCAGACTCACTCC CTGGCAGTAACCACTCTGTGGCTGAggccctgctcctcttcctggaGTCCCTCCCAGAACCTGTGGTGCCCTACTCCTTATACCAGCAGTGTCTGGACTGCTGCTCCAGCCCCATGCTCTGCAAGAAG GTAATTTCCAAACTACCTCAGTGCCATAAAAACGTGTTTGACTATCTTGCTGCCTTTCTCCGCGAGCTGTTGAAGAACTCCGAACACAACCATCTGGACGTCAATATATTAG ccACTATATTTGCCTCCTTGCTTCTGAGATCCCCGATCACGCAGGACCTTGCAGAGAAGAGGAAAGCTCAGGAGTTCTTTCAGCACTTTCTGGTCCAAGAAACAGTTCAAGACTGA